One Brassica napus cultivar Da-Ae chromosome A5, Da-Ae, whole genome shotgun sequence DNA window includes the following coding sequences:
- the LOC106425101 gene encoding putative F-box/kelch-repeat protein At3g20710, whose amino-acid sequence MKTMISNLPVDLLEEILSRVLLKSIGAVRSTCKNWNVLSKDERFANKHIEKTAASQRDKEVLVITVNTKDDLISVKFYDFHKKNFDPSINRNGIHITREKSDQVVSVRHVYYCNGLLLCLWKGNDKRRLLVCNPYWGKTRWIETPTERCYNMFAFGYDKSCRTHKILRQSSDDNIVIHVDIYDLSCDSWKTPDEAFLSNVIKYIIPGLSLKGNTYWIAKDDSEDVYLLCFDFTRERFGPRLPLPFSFAYGGYVSLSSVKEERLAMLLKQPGRIFEIIDVWVTDKIEPGAVSWSKLFKVETLKLSCRSLFGIFLIDEEKKNFVVFDNCEGFFKTNIIDGESGHFREVESIEAPYSRLDNLVDCYVPSSVQI is encoded by the coding sequence ATGAAGACGATGATATCCAATCTTCCTGTGGACTTGCTAGAGGAGATTCTCTCTAGGGTTCTGTTGAAATCTATAGGAGCAGTGCGATCTACTTGTAAAAACTGGAACGTTTTATCTAAAGATGAGAGATTTGCCAATAAGCACATTGAAAAAACAGCAGCATCACAACGAGATAAGGAGGTTCTTGTGATCACGGTGAATACCAAAGATGATTTGATTAGCGTCAAATTCTATGACTTTCACAAGAAAAACTTTGATCCATCCATAAACCGTAACGGTATACATATTACACGAGAAAAGTCAGATCAAGTAGTCTCTGTACGTCATGTCTATTATTGCAACGGTTTACTGCTATGTCTATGGAAAGGCAACGACAAACGTAGGCTTTTGGTTTGTAACCCGTATTGGGGTAAAACAAGATGGATTGAAACCCCAACAGAACGTTGTTATAACATGTTTGCTTTTGGATACGATAAATCATGTCGTACACACAAAATCCTTAGGCAAAGCAGTGATGATAATATTGTCATCCACGTAGACATCTACGACTTGAGTTGTGATTCATGGAAGACTCCTGATGAAGCTTTTCTCAGCAATGTAATAAAGTATATTATACCTGGCTTGTCTTTGAAGGGAAACACTTACTGGATTGCTAAAGATGACTCAGAAGATGTTTACTTACTCTGTTTTGATTTTACTAGAGAGAGGTTTGGACCGCGTCTGCCTCTACCTTTTAGTTTTGCTTACGGAGGCTATGTGTCTCTATCTTCGGTTAAAGAAGAGAGGCTTGCGATGTTGTTAAAACAACCGGGTAGAATATTTGAGATTATTGATGTTTGGGTTACGGATAAGATTGAGCCCGGTGCTGTGTCCTGGAGCAAGTTATTCAAAGTTGAAACGTTGAAACTCAGTTGTCGTTCTCTGTTTGGGATTTTCTTGATCGACGAGGAGAAGAAGAACTTTGTAGTTTTTGATAATTGCGAAGGATTTTTCAAGACAAACATCATTGATGGGGAAAGTGGTCATTTCAGAGAAGTGGAGAGCATAGAAGCTCCATACTCACGGCTTGACAATCTTGTGGACTGTTATGTTCCAAGCTCTGTGCAAATCTAA
- the LOC106380336 gene encoding putative F-box protein At4g10190, with amino-acid sequence MSVASFHGVPSLVDESEDEEAMEQNAFRIGSEEYLPEDLLVEILSKVPLASLARFRSVSKRWKVLINYLRFKKSSQIMLIDSRVYLVSINLLGAQDNVVNITSQFSLKDPLSSSSKEVNIREVFHCQGLLLCTTEDSRLVVWNPCLDETTWIKPRSYYERSDIFALGKSSCNKYKILRIALHGPRRAFEFMKPRLYEIYDFTSNSWRVVHDETKDWSILGLARRGTCVDGNTYWLSFSSSQQLWMDILLCFDFSTERFTSMHIPSSGRMFALSMTREEQKLCMLASVAADDVDVWMATKIDGTGAMSWSKFITVKRVYNNHQWMFLTGMNYLVDEENKVIVCPGKSLDSGRFLHIMGEDKCIQVDMHDAGSRCSLLLNYAPTLVSASDIL; translated from the coding sequence ATGTCTGTTGCGTCGTTTCATGGAGTTCCTTCTCTTGTGGATGAATccgaggatgaagaagctatggagCAAAACGCGTTTCGAATCGGATCAGAAGAGTATCTTCCGGAGGATTTGCTAGTGGAGATACTCTCAAAGGTTCCACTGGCATCACTAGCAAGATTCCGATCAGTATCCAAAAGATGGAAAGTTCTGATCAATTATTTGAGATTCAAGAAGTCGTCTCAGATCATGTTGATTGATTCTAGGGTTTATCTAGTGAGCATTAATTTACTTGGAGCTCAAGACAACGTTGTAAACATAACAAGTCAGTTTAGCCTCAAAGATCCTCTTTCTAGTTCTTCCAAAGAAGTCAATATTCGTGAGGTTTTTCACTGCCAAGGCTTGTTGTTATGCACCACCGAAGACAGTAGACTAGTGGTTTGGAACCCATGCTTAGATGAAACCACTTGGATCAAACCAAGAAGTTACTACGAGAGATCTGACATCTTTGCTTTAGGTAAATCCTCATGCAACAAGTACAAAATCTTGAGGATTGCTCTGCATGGACCTAGACgtgcttttgaatttatgaagcCGCGCTTATATGAAATCTATGACTTTACCTCTAACTCATGGAGGGTTGTACATGATGAAACTAAAGACTGGTCCATTCTAGGGTTAGCGCGTCGCGGCACGTGCGTGGATGGAAATACTTACTGGCTTTCTTTTAGTTCAAGTCAACAGCTGTGGATGGATATCTTACTATGTTTCGACTTTTCAACGGAGAGATTCACAAGTATGCATATTCCTTCTTCTGGCAGAATGTTTGCTTTGTCTATGACTAGAGAAGAGCAAAAACTTTGTATGTTAGCTTCTGTTGCCGCCGACGATGTAGATGTATGGATGGCAACCAAGATTGATGGTACTGGAGCCATGTCATGGAGCAAGTTCATAACAGTGAAACGAGTCTATAACAACCACCAATGGATGTTCTTAACTGGGATGAATTACTTGGTGGACGAGGAGAATAAAGTAATAGTGTGTCCTGGTAAATCTTTGGACTCTGGCAGATTCTTACACATTATGGGAGAGGATAAGTGCATACAAGTGGACATGCATGATGCAGGATCTAGATGCTCACTTCTCCTCAACTATGCTCCAACTCTGGTCTCTGCTtcagatattttataa